In a genomic window of Leptospira bandrabouensis:
- a CDS encoding VOC family protein, translating to MDLQFYSYNLDGGENTTLPARFYQSFLGATVLKESFGHSELKLKSGETLVFSKNTEHCPVRPGTITIRCDHSIKNHPQFSDLKLVQKVPEKNYSLWEDPWGNWVWIYFVDSK from the coding sequence TTGGATTTACAATTTTATTCTTACAACTTAGACGGAGGAGAAAATACAACTCTTCCCGCTCGGTTTTACCAATCGTTTTTAGGAGCGACAGTTCTAAAAGAAAGTTTTGGGCATTCAGAATTGAAACTTAAGTCAGGAGAAACTCTAGTCTTTTCTAAAAATACAGAACATTGCCCTGTACGCCCAGGAACCATCACCATTCGTTGTGATCACTCCATAAAGAACCACCCCCAGTTTTCTGATTTAAAGTTAGTCCAAAAAGTGCCAGAGAAGAATTATTCCTTATGGGAAGATCCCTGGGGAAACTGGGTTTGGATTTATTTTGTAGATTCTAAGTAA
- a CDS encoding glycerophosphodiester phosphodiesterase, which translates to MFQPRIERLKSILGNVPANIGHRGARGLAPENTLVSFLVGAESTSFFELDTMLCASGELVVIHDFTVDRTTDGEGKVSEYKYRDLAELDAGSFFDEAFEGEQIPTLSQVIQTLPENTVFDIEMKSVGNPEERKTLALALVKLIRKWNLTNRIWVSSFDWDLVDLIRKEEPEVLRGLLLEKGDSLNKNYMDYEPDLILPHFSACSKAFVEELKEKSLLVIPYTPNTEEEWKELLMAGVAGLITDYPDRLATYLESTK; encoded by the coding sequence ATGTTTCAACCAAGAATTGAAAGATTAAAATCCATTTTAGGAAATGTCCCTGCCAATATTGGCCACCGGGGGGCTAGGGGCCTGGCACCAGAAAACACCCTTGTTTCTTTTCTTGTGGGAGCTGAATCCACGAGTTTTTTTGAATTGGATACCATGCTTTGTGCTTCTGGGGAACTTGTGGTCATCCATGACTTTACTGTGGATCGTACGACAGACGGTGAAGGAAAAGTCTCTGAATATAAATACCGCGACTTAGCAGAACTGGATGCGGGGAGTTTTTTTGACGAAGCCTTTGAAGGGGAACAAATTCCTACACTCTCCCAAGTGATCCAAACTCTTCCCGAGAACACAGTCTTTGATATTGAAATGAAAAGTGTAGGAAACCCAGAAGAAAGAAAGACCCTGGCCCTTGCACTTGTGAAACTCATTCGAAAATGGAATTTAACAAACCGAATCTGGGTGAGTAGTTTTGATTGGGATCTAGTGGATCTAATCAGAAAGGAAGAACCAGAAGTATTACGTGGACTTCTTTTAGAAAAAGGAGATTCGCTAAACAAGAATTATATGGACTATGAACCAGATTTGATCCTACCACACTTTTCTGCCTGTTCTAAGGCATTTGTAGAGGAACTTAAGGAAAAATCTCTTTTGGTGATTCCTTATACACCCAATACGGAAGAAGAATGGAAGGAACTCCTTATGGCAGGAGTCGCAGGTCTTATCACAGATTATCCTGACCGATTGGCAACTTACTTAGAATCTACAAAATAA
- a CDS encoding glycosyl hydrolase family 18 protein has protein sequence MSEFENPSTPKRPLSNAAKYTLLFASWVFLSAISFYLGMNLIQNDGTALVLKDTAKAGNANPSVVEASTPSLGTPSEMETKENTEYQTNTDTPEESVELPGFVPDDNVSFRSSAWSTDWTAMKKTVHLYNEIHPFIYTMKGGLSNNGELISSWSSSSRKERVQELRALNPKVKIIPTIFRWENPKEKIQENIGMGGRNDIRDHHIQVIVNEIMTYGYDGIDIDYEGMSCDKKEKFEEFFVLLAREVHKKGKLISVAVHPKTPAEKSKKKELQCRGLSKPIALDFRENWRGPTTHDYAFLAKHADRVKIMAYELHPRKYHNPGPGPQAPNVWLKDIITYAKKRVPTHKLYMAIPTYGYDWALNCKSSAKAIYHSDAQRIKAGTHKNRQPTDINRILNEENKVASWRNLSKFSDIHKNRAYEDPSLWYTSGGCDRVAFYMNRKAFEEKMTLLRKYDLGGFSFWQLVTDNDPEINVYLSKLVQGQLPPVEKAKEEEEPKEDTAVPANDTKETLKVSESKSKSKTKKF, from the coding sequence ATGTCCGAATTCGAAAACCCATCCACACCCAAACGTCCGCTGTCCAATGCAGCTAAATATACACTTTTATTTGCCTCTTGGGTGTTTCTTTCTGCGATCTCCTTTTATTTAGGAATGAATCTGATCCAAAATGATGGAACGGCTCTTGTTTTAAAAGACACTGCCAAAGCTGGAAATGCAAACCCTAGTGTTGTAGAAGCATCCACTCCTTCTCTCGGAACTCCATCCGAGATGGAAACCAAGGAAAACACTGAATACCAAACAAACACCGATACCCCAGAGGAATCTGTGGAACTTCCTGGTTTTGTTCCTGATGATAACGTAAGTTTCCGTTCCTCTGCTTGGTCCACTGATTGGACAGCTATGAAAAAGACAGTCCATCTTTACAATGAAATACATCCCTTTATTTATACGATGAAAGGTGGGCTTTCCAATAATGGGGAACTTATTTCTAGTTGGTCCAGTTCTTCTAGAAAAGAACGAGTACAGGAACTTCGTGCACTCAATCCGAAAGTTAAAATCATTCCGACCATCTTTCGTTGGGAAAATCCAAAAGAAAAAATCCAAGAAAATATTGGGATGGGGGGACGTAACGACATCCGTGACCACCACATCCAAGTCATAGTAAATGAAATTATGACTTATGGTTATGACGGGATCGATATCGATTATGAAGGGATGTCTTGCGATAAAAAAGAAAAGTTTGAAGAGTTCTTTGTTCTCCTTGCTCGTGAAGTTCATAAAAAAGGAAAACTCATTTCGGTTGCAGTGCACCCCAAAACTCCTGCGGAAAAAAGTAAAAAGAAGGAACTCCAATGCCGAGGTTTATCAAAACCAATAGCACTAGACTTCCGTGAAAATTGGAGAGGACCTACCACCCATGATTATGCTTTCCTTGCTAAACACGCAGACCGAGTCAAAATTATGGCTTATGAACTCCATCCAAGAAAGTACCATAACCCAGGTCCAGGCCCCCAAGCACCGAATGTTTGGTTGAAAGACATTATCACTTATGCGAAAAAGAGAGTGCCAACACATAAACTTTATATGGCGATTCCTACTTATGGTTATGACTGGGCACTAAATTGTAAATCCTCTGCCAAAGCCATCTATCATTCCGATGCCCAAAGGATCAAGGCAGGGACACATAAAAATCGCCAACCTACTGACATCAATCGTATCTTAAACGAAGAAAACAAGGTGGCAAGTTGGAGAAATTTATCTAAGTTTTCAGACATTCATAAAAACCGCGCTTACGAAGATCCTTCTCTTTGGTATACCAGTGGGGGATGTGATCGTGTGGCTTTTTATATGAACCGAAAAGCCTTTGAAGAAAAAATGACACTTCTACGAAAATACGATTTAGGGGGATTTTCTTTTTGGCAACTTGTGACTGACAATGATCCTGAAATCAATGTGTATTTGAGTAAACTAGTCCAAGGCCAACTTCCTCCTGTAGAAAAAGCAAAAGAGGAAGAAGAACCAAAAGAAGATACGGCAGTTCCCGCCAATGATACAAAAGAAACATTAAAAGTATCAGAATCCAAATCCAAATCAAAAACAAAAAAGTTTTAA
- a CDS encoding RidA family protein, with protein sequence MPIQDKLKELGLEIPPIPAALAAYIPSKRSGNLVFTSGQLPMVAGKLRKTGKVSKDLSLEEAKEEAKQCVLNALAATLLHIESLDKIKSIIKLGVFVSGTPDFTEQHLVANGASELLATIFGEKGKHARFAIGVSSLPLDASVELEMVVEVE encoded by the coding sequence ATGCCTATCCAAGACAAATTAAAAGAACTGGGATTAGAAATTCCCCCCATCCCAGCTGCCTTAGCCGCTTATATCCCTTCCAAAAGGTCAGGGAACCTTGTTTTTACTTCAGGACAACTCCCAATGGTCGCAGGAAAATTACGAAAAACCGGGAAGGTTAGCAAAGACTTAAGTCTAGAAGAAGCAAAGGAGGAGGCAAAACAATGTGTTTTAAATGCATTAGCCGCAACACTTCTCCATATAGAATCCTTAGATAAAATCAAATCCATTATTAAACTAGGGGTTTTTGTTTCAGGAACTCCAGATTTCACCGAACAACACTTAGTTGCCAATGGTGCATCGGAACTACTAGCTACCATTTTTGGTGAAAAGGGAAAACATGCAAGGTTTGCCATTGGCGTAAGTTCACTTCCACTCGATGCTAGTGTGGAATTAGAAATGGTTGTAGAAGTAGAATGA
- a CDS encoding 2-isopropylmalate synthase: MEDYVRIFDTTLRDGEQCPGAAMSEDEKVEIAQHLARMKVDIIEAGFPVSSPVQFKAVERIAREIEGPIICGLARALRPDLEAARDALKPAKQKRIHTFIASSPIHMKHKLGKSPSEVLEMARVAVKMARDFVTDVEFSPEDATRSEWEFLRELVEAVIEEGATTINIPDTVGYTTPQEYMDLFRFLKKEVKGADKVIFSAHCHNDLGLAVANSLATVLAGGRQIECTINGIGERAGNTAMEEVVMALKTRKDAFGVETKIDSTLITRGSHLVKTITGMVVQPNKAIVGANAFAHESGIHQDGVIKNRQTYEIMTPESVGLKSNRMVLGRHSGRAGFKDRVIRMGFDPKPEEIDNAYNRFLEIADKKKEVFDEDIAALFQAEISRSQVEEKYRLLSFEQNTGSNQTPSSKISLFIKGETKLAEAHGDGPVDSIFKAINLATGLSPLLSRLVISPVTEGTDAMAEASVTLEDGERRVVGKGDSTDIIEACAKAYINALNRL, translated from the coding sequence ATGGAAGATTACGTACGCATATTTGATACTACTTTAAGGGACGGGGAACAGTGCCCAGGGGCCGCTATGAGCGAAGATGAAAAGGTGGAAATTGCCCAACACCTTGCTCGGATGAAAGTAGATATCATCGAGGCAGGATTTCCAGTTTCTTCTCCCGTACAATTCAAAGCAGTGGAACGAATCGCCCGTGAAATTGAAGGTCCTATCATCTGCGGGTTGGCCCGTGCCCTTCGACCTGATTTAGAAGCAGCTCGTGATGCCCTAAAACCTGCCAAACAAAAACGCATTCATACCTTTATTGCCTCTTCTCCCATCCACATGAAACATAAATTGGGTAAGTCTCCCTCAGAAGTATTAGAGATGGCAAGAGTGGCTGTGAAAATGGCTAGAGACTTTGTCACCGATGTAGAATTTTCCCCAGAGGATGCCACTCGCTCCGAATGGGAGTTCTTACGCGAGTTAGTCGAAGCTGTCATCGAAGAAGGTGCCACTACCATCAATATTCCTGACACTGTGGGTTATACAACCCCACAAGAATATATGGATCTCTTTCGTTTCTTAAAAAAAGAAGTGAAAGGAGCCGACAAAGTGATTTTTTCTGCGCATTGCCATAACGACCTAGGCCTTGCTGTGGCTAACTCTCTAGCAACCGTTCTTGCTGGTGGTCGCCAGATTGAATGTACAATTAACGGAATCGGAGAAAGAGCCGGAAACACAGCTATGGAAGAAGTGGTGATGGCTCTGAAAACCAGAAAAGATGCTTTTGGTGTAGAAACAAAAATTGATTCTACTCTCATTACTCGCGGATCTCATTTGGTAAAGACCATCACAGGAATGGTAGTCCAACCTAACAAAGCGATTGTGGGTGCCAATGCATTTGCGCATGAATCTGGAATCCACCAAGATGGTGTAATTAAAAATAGACAAACCTATGAAATTATGACTCCGGAATCTGTGGGGCTCAAATCCAATCGTATGGTTCTTGGACGCCATTCCGGAAGAGCAGGTTTCAAAGACCGAGTGATTCGTATGGGATTTGATCCCAAACCGGAAGAAATCGACAATGCTTACAACCGGTTCCTAGAGATTGCTGATAAAAAAAAGGAAGTCTTCGATGAAGACATCGCAGCACTTTTTCAAGCAGAGATCAGTAGGTCGCAAGTAGAAGAAAAATACCGTCTTCTTTCTTTTGAACAAAATACAGGATCCAACCAAACTCCGAGTTCCAAAATTTCTTTGTTTATCAAAGGCGAGACAAAACTTGCCGAAGCCCATGGAGACGGTCCAGTAGACAGTATCTTTAAAGCGATTAATTTGGCCACTGGTCTTTCTCCACTCCTTTCCAGACTTGTCATCTCACCTGTAACGGAAGGAACGGATGCCATGGCTGAAGCATCAGTCACTTTAGAAGATGGTGAACGTAGGGTGGTCGGCAAAGGGGATTCTACCGATATCATTGAAGCTTGTGCCAAAGCCTATATCAATGCTTTGAACCGGTTGTGA
- a CDS encoding L-threonylcarbamoyladenylate synthase, which produces MKTLISSDVRLLANLIQEGKVVIFPTETVYGIGASTKNEAACLRVYEIKGRPKDNPLIAHFPSIEAIEESCVLGNLGRKLLEKFSPGPLTLILPKKDKSLFPKELDTLAVRIPKNPVIREWIRLTGGPVSAPSANLSGRPSLTKLTDVVRYFEGKVDGILIEEEPSFGIESTVVSLVGEHPTLLRPGSIESEELKTLLPDLVVPNLFETLPVLSVSHVPLSPGTKYKHYAPSAQVILASRDEFIHSLEVGFDPKDTAWIGFSIADKLGKGNLFSETKEAVAKSKEGLSKFDHFSLVSTNEEYASKLYAFFEACDLSKIQTIICETPKLGRGWEGLRNRLEKASRRN; this is translated from the coding sequence ATGAAAACCTTAATCTCTTCGGATGTACGTTTGCTTGCGAACCTCATCCAAGAGGGAAAGGTAGTGATCTTTCCCACAGAAACAGTTTATGGGATTGGAGCCTCTACTAAAAACGAAGCGGCCTGTCTTCGGGTATATGAAATCAAAGGTAGACCCAAAGACAATCCCCTGATTGCCCATTTTCCTTCGATTGAAGCCATTGAAGAGTCCTGCGTGTTAGGGAATCTCGGTCGAAAGTTATTAGAAAAATTTTCACCGGGACCACTCACTCTCATTCTACCTAAAAAAGACAAATCGTTATTTCCTAAGGAATTGGATACTCTTGCGGTGCGAATTCCAAAAAATCCTGTCATCCGCGAATGGATTAGACTGACCGGTGGACCCGTATCTGCACCTTCTGCCAATCTATCCGGTCGACCTTCTCTTACCAAACTAACGGATGTTGTGCGATACTTTGAAGGAAAGGTGGATGGAATCTTAATTGAGGAAGAACCTAGTTTCGGAATTGAATCCACAGTGGTGAGTTTAGTGGGAGAACATCCAACGCTTCTCCGACCTGGATCCATTGAATCCGAAGAGTTAAAAACTCTCCTTCCCGACCTTGTGGTTCCGAATCTTTTCGAAACTTTACCCGTCCTGTCTGTTTCCCATGTCCCTTTAAGTCCAGGAACCAAATACAAACACTATGCACCCTCAGCCCAAGTGATTTTGGCTTCCAGAGATGAATTTATCCATAGTTTAGAGGTAGGATTTGATCCCAAAGATACGGCTTGGATTGGATTTTCTATCGCTGACAAACTAGGGAAAGGAAATCTTTTTTCCGAAACAAAGGAAGCCGTTGCCAAAAGTAAAGAAGGGCTTTCGAAATTCGATCATTTTTCTCTTGTGTCGACAAACGAAGAGTATGCGTCCAAACTCTATGCTTTTTTTGAGGCCTGTGATCTATCTAAAATCCAAACCATTATTTGTGAAACACCGAAACTGGGCAGAGGGTGGGAGGGTTTACGAAACCGGCTCGAAAAAGCCTCCCGTAGAAATTAA
- a CDS encoding Hsp20/alpha crystallin family protein: MNTLTQENNRELTEKVEEKDQKQSIRVYSPNVDVMETEESILFRVEMPGVDQSSVEISIEKDQLILEGKFVPPAEPRGQVRLAEYREGNYFRKFTIGKAIHSDKAIAKMKNGILELTIPKMEPKKTKIEIQK, from the coding sequence ATGAATACACTCACACAAGAAAACAATAGAGAACTTACAGAAAAAGTTGAAGAAAAAGATCAAAAACAATCGATTCGAGTTTACTCTCCCAATGTGGATGTAATGGAAACAGAAGAATCAATTTTATTCCGAGTAGAAATGCCTGGAGTGGACCAATCTTCTGTGGAGATTTCGATTGAAAAGGATCAATTGATTTTGGAAGGAAAGTTTGTTCCGCCGGCAGAACCGAGAGGCCAGGTAAGACTTGCTGAATATCGGGAAGGAAATTATTTCCGTAAATTCACAATAGGCAAAGCCATTCATTCAGACAAAGCAATTGCAAAAATGAAGAATGGAATTTTGGAACTTACGATTCCTAAAATGGAACCTAAAAAAACTAAAATCGAAATTCAGAAGTAA
- the hisC gene encoding histidinol-phosphate transaminase encodes MKTETKLFSIESLVRKELLTYKPYTPGEQPGLSTTTIKLNTNENPYSPSPKIREAVDKVLETGVLRKYPNYHGRKLQEMIAKDYHLDPDQILVTNGSDEALRLLFQALIGPGDVVVAPDPTYSFYPVLTEQMMVGATYKAIPLKSDLHFDFESLEKEQGKLLCFAHPNAPTGVEEPKEKLLNLVKNFSGIVLSDEAYIDFTEPNSSLISEIQNHPNLVVSRTFSKSYALAGLRVGYLVGSLEVISWIRKLKDSYNVGILEQVVAEASYADKEYFLEKRTLVIEEREKLKKDLESLGFEIPKSSTNFLFCKPKLGASPESLYLRLKEKNILIRYFSTGISKDYIRITIGTKEENKKLLENIQELL; translated from the coding sequence ATGAAAACCGAAACCAAACTTTTTTCGATCGAATCCCTGGTGCGTAAGGAACTACTCACTTACAAACCCTATACACCGGGGGAACAACCGGGCCTCAGTACAACAACAATCAAACTCAATACGAACGAAAACCCCTACTCACCTTCTCCTAAAATCAGAGAAGCTGTAGACAAAGTTTTGGAGACAGGTGTTTTACGAAAGTATCCCAACTACCACGGAAGAAAACTTCAGGAAATGATTGCAAAAGACTATCATTTAGACCCGGACCAAATATTGGTCACCAATGGATCTGATGAAGCCTTACGTTTGTTATTCCAAGCCCTTATTGGCCCAGGAGATGTGGTCGTTGCCCCGGACCCAACCTATTCCTTTTATCCGGTTCTTACCGAACAGATGATGGTGGGAGCTACTTACAAAGCCATTCCGCTTAAATCCGACTTACATTTTGATTTTGAATCTTTGGAAAAAGAACAAGGAAAACTACTTTGTTTTGCTCATCCCAATGCACCTACTGGTGTGGAAGAACCCAAAGAAAAACTTTTAAACTTAGTAAAAAATTTTTCCGGTATAGTTTTATCCGATGAGGCTTATATTGATTTTACAGAGCCTAACTCTAGTTTGATCTCTGAAATCCAAAACCATCCCAATTTAGTGGTTTCCAGAACCTTCTCGAAATCTTACGCACTCGCCGGGCTTCGAGTTGGGTATTTAGTTGGGTCCCTGGAAGTTATTTCCTGGATCCGCAAACTCAAAGATTCTTATAATGTGGGAATTTTAGAACAAGTTGTGGCAGAAGCTTCTTATGCGGACAAAGAATACTTTTTGGAAAAACGAACTCTTGTGATTGAGGAAAGAGAAAAGTTAAAAAAGGATCTAGAGTCTCTTGGTTTTGAGATCCCCAAATCATCTACAAATTTTTTGTTTTGCAAACCGAAGTTAGGTGCCTCACCGGAGAGTTTGTATTTGCGATTAAAAGAAAAAAACATCCTCATTCGGTATTTTTCCACTGGAATTTCCAAAGATTATATTCGAATTACGATTGGAACAAAAGAAGAAAATAAAAAACTATTAGAAAACATTCAAGAGTTACTCTAG
- a CDS encoding S49 family peptidase: MFRILFLIIFLPFRLLYQIYLRLSLIFQSGREVFELEFPAVFEDSYKSYFVKKLQGKEETVTRLELLILLKLIQKNGKIKTLDIFLPPLEWTLSEFYEVRNQILSIKESGKTVRIFAKEGGVGTLLLLTAATEKYLAPESEFMVLLPSAEPMFFGKFLKTWGIEVQAFASGPYKSFAESFTRGEFSKEAKKNLETLILDLRKVLLSALTNGEKSLESLFYKPILSADELLSAGVITGIKSENEFSSEDRKLFSANYPNLHHSIKEFKILPKRKAEVVILPLEGGITGGDYLHKNRENGKIEAFSLIPNLKALAEDKKIKAVILEISSPGGSAFYSEQIHQEIMELKKTKIVTAYFKDTVASGGYYLGSAVDHITASPVCITGSIGAVSIRANLQKLYKKFQLNKEAVGFYPFRDIHSEFQPLSKQSVQYLESQIKKTEGLFYRRVSEGRKIPLEEMPKIGMGRVYLPTVENRIVDSLGGLLDAVHEVKERLGGKPIILTEELPAYNLKNKIPILGGLMAELKFLESFNEVSLLSPVRLFWKNRK, encoded by the coding sequence GTGTTTCGAATTCTTTTTTTAATCATTTTCCTTCCCTTCCGGCTTCTGTACCAGATTTACCTACGTCTAAGCCTAATTTTTCAGTCGGGTCGTGAAGTGTTTGAACTGGAATTCCCTGCTGTTTTTGAAGATTCATACAAATCCTATTTTGTCAAAAAATTGCAGGGGAAAGAGGAAACAGTCACTAGACTGGAACTTCTCATCCTCTTAAAACTCATCCAAAAAAACGGAAAAATCAAAACTCTCGATATTTTTTTGCCACCACTCGAATGGACTCTTTCGGAATTTTATGAAGTCAGAAACCAAATCCTTTCCATAAAGGAATCTGGAAAAACAGTAAGGATCTTTGCCAAGGAAGGTGGGGTTGGTACTTTACTTCTCCTCACAGCGGCCACAGAAAAATATTTGGCTCCTGAATCAGAATTTATGGTTTTACTTCCGAGCGCCGAACCCATGTTTTTTGGTAAATTTTTAAAAACCTGGGGAATTGAAGTCCAAGCCTTTGCATCCGGACCTTATAAATCTTTTGCTGAAAGTTTCACTAGAGGAGAATTTTCAAAAGAGGCAAAAAAGAATTTAGAAACTCTCATATTGGATTTAAGAAAAGTATTACTTTCTGCCCTTACCAATGGAGAGAAGTCCTTAGAATCTTTATTTTACAAACCAATCCTTTCGGCAGACGAACTTTTGTCAGCTGGTGTCATTACAGGAATCAAATCAGAAAATGAATTTTCTTCTGAAGATAGAAAATTGTTTTCTGCCAATTATCCTAACCTCCATCATTCTATAAAAGAATTCAAGATCCTTCCCAAACGAAAAGCGGAAGTGGTTATCCTTCCCTTAGAAGGAGGGATTACCGGCGGAGATTATCTCCATAAAAATAGAGAAAACGGTAAAATCGAAGCTTTCTCTCTAATCCCCAATTTAAAAGCCCTGGCAGAAGATAAAAAAATAAAAGCCGTTATTTTAGAAATTTCTTCACCCGGTGGGTCTGCCTTTTATTCCGAACAAATCCATCAGGAAATTATGGAGTTGAAAAAAACTAAAATCGTCACTGCTTACTTCAAAGACACAGTAGCCAGTGGTGGGTATTACCTTGGTTCGGCGGTGGATCATATCACAGCCTCTCCAGTTTGTATCACAGGTTCCATTGGAGCGGTGAGTATCCGGGCCAACTTACAGAAGTTATACAAAAAATTCCAATTAAATAAAGAAGCAGTTGGATTCTATCCATTCCGCGACATCCATTCCGAGTTTCAACCCCTCTCCAAACAAAGTGTACAATATTTGGAATCCCAAATCAAAAAAACCGAAGGTCTATTTTACCGCCGAGTTTCCGAAGGAAGGAAAATTCCTTTGGAAGAGATGCCAAAAATTGGAATGGGCCGCGTGTATTTACCGACTGTAGAAAACAGAATTGTCGATTCTCTTGGTGGACTTTTGGATGCGGTTCATGAAGTCAAAGAAAGGTTAGGTGGAAAACCCATCATCTTAACCGAGGAACTCCCGGCTTATAATTTGAAAAATAAAATCCCAATCCTTGGGGGACTAATGGCAGAACTAAAATTTCTAGAATCTTTTAATGAAGTATCACTGTTAAGTCCCGTGCGACTTTTTTGGAAAAATAGAAAGTAA
- a CDS encoding Hsp20/alpha crystallin family protein: MLFRILDPQTKANQFWRDFDRLNDELTRSILDSQFGSASNFPPVNVYTKEDEALVTCLLPGMETDQIDINVKDNLLSIHGRKKAEELAEGTEVHRREIFNGEFHRTLELPFRVDQEHVLAKYSNGVLNIHLPRREEDKPKKVSITIG; this comes from the coding sequence ATGTTGTTTCGAATTCTAGACCCACAAACCAAAGCAAATCAGTTCTGGAGAGATTTTGACAGGTTGAACGATGAGTTGACTCGTTCTATTTTGGACAGCCAATTTGGTTCTGCATCCAATTTTCCTCCGGTAAACGTTTATACGAAGGAAGACGAAGCCCTCGTGACCTGTTTACTTCCAGGAATGGAAACTGACCAAATTGATATTAATGTAAAAGACAATTTACTCTCCATTCATGGAAGAAAGAAAGCGGAGGAACTAGCGGAAGGAACCGAAGTGCACCGTCGCGAAATCTTTAATGGAGAATTTCATAGAACATTAGAATTACCATTTCGCGTAGACCAGGAACATGTTTTAGCAAAATATTCGAATGGAGTTCTTAACATCCACCTTCCTCGTAGAGAAGAAGACAAACCTAAAAAAGTATCTATCACCATAGGATAA
- a CDS encoding queuosine precursor transporter: MHLLKQKPVILYTVLLSFFLTFLLLAELTGSKLFFAFGFTMTMGVIPFPVTFIITDLLNEYYGRKVVRATTFLGMVMIGFAYLLIVIDIQIPASPESPIDDASFERVFANSGLVILGSIIAYVIGQMIDLHTFHFLRKKTGGKHIWLRATGSTVISQLIDSYVVIFIALGKYHPVSKLVSIANTNFLYKLGVAILITPLLYGIHIYIDRYLGETLKKQMFKAAMEEEGLESTIQPG; the protein is encoded by the coding sequence ATGCATCTTCTCAAACAAAAACCGGTGATTCTTTATACGGTTCTTCTTAGTTTTTTTCTCACCTTTCTCCTTCTTGCCGAACTCACAGGTAGTAAATTATTTTTTGCCTTCGGGTTTACCATGACAATGGGGGTTATCCCTTTTCCTGTTACCTTTATCATCACAGATCTTCTGAACGAATATTATGGTCGCAAAGTCGTTCGTGCCACGACCTTTCTTGGGATGGTAATGATTGGTTTTGCTTACCTTCTGATCGTGATCGATATCCAAATTCCGGCAAGTCCTGAGTCACCCATCGATGATGCTTCTTTCGAACGAGTATTTGCCAATTCCGGTCTTGTGATCCTCGGCTCCATCATTGCTTATGTGATTGGCCAGATGATTGACCTCCATACCTTTCATTTTCTTCGTAAAAAAACAGGAGGTAAACATATCTGGCTTCGGGCCACAGGTTCCACTGTCATTTCCCAACTGATTGACTCCTATGTGGTCATCTTCATAGCCCTTGGAAAATACCATCCAGTTTCCAAACTTGTCTCCATAGCCAATACAAATTTTCTATATAAATTGGGAGTGGCCATCCTCATCACACCACTTCTTTATGGCATCCATATCTACATTGATCGTTATTTAGGAGAAACATTGAAAAAACAAATGTTTAAAGCGGCTATGGAAGAGGAAGGTTTGGAGTCCACCATCCAACCAGGGTAA